The Gemmatimonadota bacterium genomic sequence GCACGCTCCCGCTCTCGCGAGATCTCCTGGCGCGCACGCGCCAGCATCTGCTCCTGCTCGGCCCGGGCGCGCTTCAATATATCGTCGCGCACCCGTTCCGTGGCCTGCTTGGCTTCCGCCAGGATCTCGTGCGCCTGCTGCCGCGCCTCGGCCAACTGGCGCCGGTGCCCTTCCAGCACCCGCTCCGCCTCCGCGCGATCCCTGGCCGCAGCGTCCAGGATCTCCTGGATGCGCCGCTCCCGCGCTTCCAGCGCGCCCAGCATGGGACGCCAGGCATAGCGCGTCAGTACCACCAGCAGAGCCAGGAAGATGACCAGGCTCCAGAAGGAGACGCCGGGATTGATGGCAAAGATGCTGCCGCCCCCTTCCGCCTGCGCCTCCTTCACCACCAGCCACAACAGGTTCATGGGCTCATGCCCCTGCCCCTTGCCTGCGCGCCCACGCGCTCAAGCCTTGAGCCACACCAGGAACGCGATCACCTCGCCGAACAGCGCCACGCCTTCAATGAGTGCAGCCAGGATGATGGCCGCCGTCTGGATGTTCCCGACCGCCTCCGGCTGCCGGGCTATCCCCTCGGCCGCCGCGGCGCCGATCCTGCCGATCCCGAGCCCCGCGCCCACCACCGCGATGCCGGCGCCCAGACCGGCGCCCAGCAGGGCCAGAAACCGCCGCGCATACTCGGGATCCGCCGCCTGAGCCGCTTCCTGCACCGCCGCCAGAATGGGGTGCAACATCGTGCCTCCGTGTCGTTTTCGGGGTCCGCCTTGCCCGCCCCTCACCCCCGCGGGACAGCCCCGTCTGCGCCCGCTGAAGTGCCACCGCTCACCGGCCGCAGCGCGGCCCGCGGATCTCCCCGGCGCCCCGGCACTCAGCTCTTGTGGTCGGCACCGCGGGTGCCATCCCAGGCTGAGTGCCGGGCGCCGGGTACCTTACGACGGGCGGTCCGGAGCGAGCCCGCCCGAAGGCGCGCCTACCCGGGCGGGCGCGCTCGCAGCCCGAGCCCGAGTCCCGAGTTCAGG encodes the following:
- the atpE gene encoding ATP synthase F0 subunit C codes for the protein MLHPILAAVQEAAQAADPEYARRFLALLGAGLGAGIAVVGAGLGIGRIGAAAAEGIARQPEAVGNIQTAAIILAALIEGVALFGEVIAFLVWLKA
- the atpF gene encoding F0F1 ATP synthase subunit B — translated: MNLLWLVVKEAQAEGGGSIFAINPGVSFWSLVIFLALLVVLTRYAWRPMLGALEARERRIQEILDAAARDRAEAERVLEGHRRQLAEARQQAHEILAEAKQATERVRDDILKRARAEQEQMLARARQEISRERERALEAIREEAVELSLAAASRLIERRLESAEDRKLVREYLEQVGRSREQEFPE